The following is a genomic window from Lysinibacillus sp. G4S2.
GTTTCCATTCCATTTATCTCAACTCCTCTTACTATTTGTACGGATGAAATAAAAATATGTTTCAATTATCTGTCATTTCTTTTATCATCTAAAATTAGTTCAGTCTAAAAGAAAGCCTAGTAATCGACTGACTACTAGGCTTGTACAATTCTTATAGAGGAATGTTTCCGTGTTTTTTCTCTGGACGTGTTTCGTGTTTGTTTGATAACATATCTAGCCCTTGAATTAGCTTAATACGTGTATCACGTGGATCGATAACATCGTCTACCATACCGCGAGATGCCGCAACGTATGGATTTGCAAACTTCTCTTTATATTCTTCAATTTTCGCTGCACGTGTTGCTTCTGGATCTTCTGATTTTGCAATTTCACGCGCGAAGATGATGTTCGCTGCACCTGCCGCTCCCATAACTGCAATCTCTGCGTTAGGCCAAGCAAATACAAGGTCAGCTCCAATTGATTTAGAGTTAAGGGCAACGTATGCACCACCATATGCTTTACGCAGAATGACTGTAATTTTTGGTACAGTTGCTTCTGAATATGCATAAAGGATTTTCGCTCCGTGACGGATGATACCGCCATGCTCTTGTTTAACCCCAGGGAAGAAGCCAGAAACGTCTTCAAAAGTGATAATTGGTATATTGTAAGCATCACAAGTACGGATGAAACGAGCAGCCTTGTCCGAAGAATCAATATCTAACCCGCCAGCTAGTACTTTAGGTTGGTTACATACTAGACCAACAGATTCACCAGCAATACGTGCAAAACCAACAACTACGTTTTTAGCAAATTCTGAGTGAACTTCCATGAATGAACCTTCGTCCACTACTTGCTCCACTACTTTACGTACATCATAAGGACGTGTTGTTTCGATTGGCACCGTATCCACGATTTCTGGACGATAATCATCACCCTCTGGACGTGCTTGACGCGGAGCTTTTTCTTTATTATTTTGTGGTAAGTAGCTTAATAGCTTTTTAATTTGATTAATAGCTTCTTCTTCAGATGGTGCGCGGAAGTGTGCGTTACCACTAACTGCGTTGTTTACTTTAGAACCACCTAAATCTTCAGCAGAGATTTTTTCACCTGTTACCGTTTCGATAACTTTAGGTCCTGTAATGAACATTTGAGATGTTTTATCAACCATTAGAATGAAGTCTGTAATTGCTGGAGAATATACCGCTCCACCAGCACATGGTCCCATGATAACTGAGATTTGAGGAATTACCCCAGAGTAGATTGCATTACGATAGAAAATATGACCATAACCATCAAGTGAAAGTACACCTTCTTGAATACGAGCACCACCTGAATCATTAATACCGATGAATGGTGTACCATTTTTCGCAGCTAGGTCCATCACTGTTGCCATTTTCTTAGCATGCATTTCACCAAGCGCTCCACCAAATACTGTGAAATCTTGAGAGAATAAGTATACTGAACGACCGTTGATTTTACCGAAACCAGTTACTACACCATCACCAGGACCTTCCATTTTGTCCATACCGAAGTCTACTGTACGGTGTGTTATGAATGGGTTGATCTCAAAAAATGTATCTTCGTCAAGTA
Proteins encoded in this region:
- a CDS encoding acyl-CoA carboxylase subunit beta, with translation MDMFDKINDLYDRKTVIELGGGYERIDKQHEKGKLTARERIELLLDEDTFFEINPFITHRTVDFGMDKMEGPGDGVVTGFGKINGRSVYLFSQDFTVFGGALGEMHAKKMATVMDLAAKNGTPFIGINDSGGARIQEGVLSLDGYGHIFYRNAIYSGVIPQISVIMGPCAGGAVYSPAITDFILMVDKTSQMFITGPKVIETVTGEKISAEDLGGSKVNNAVSGNAHFRAPSEEEAINQIKKLLSYLPQNNKEKAPRQARPEGDDYRPEIVDTVPIETTRPYDVRKVVEQVVDEGSFMEVHSEFAKNVVVGFARIAGESVGLVCNQPKVLAGGLDIDSSDKAARFIRTCDAYNIPIITFEDVSGFFPGVKQEHGGIIRHGAKILYAYSEATVPKITVILRKAYGGAYVALNSKSIGADLVFAWPNAEIAVMGAAGAANIIFAREIAKSEDPEATRAAKIEEYKEKFANPYVAASRGMVDDVIDPRDTRIKLIQGLDMLSNKHETRPEKKHGNIPL